The Vidua chalybeata isolate OUT-0048 chromosome 29, bVidCha1 merged haplotype, whole genome shotgun sequence genome window below encodes:
- the CERS2 gene encoding ceramide synthase 2 — MFQTLYSYFWWERLWLPANLTWADLEDRDGRVYAKASDLYITLPLAFLFLIVRHLFETYVATPLAGLLNVKEKVRLKATPNAVLEKFYAATTKHPKQADVEMLSKKSGCTVRQVERWFRRRRNQDRPSLLKKFREASWRFTFYLIAFIAGMAVIVDKPWFYDLREVWKGYPIQSMLPSQYWYYMIELSFYWSLLFSIASDVKRKDFKEQIIHHVATIILISFSWFANYTRAGTLIMALHDSSDYLLESAKMFNYAGWRNTCNNIFIVFAAVFIITRLVILPFWIMHCTVFYPLDLYPAFFGYYFFNFMMVVLQLLHIFWAYLIIRMAQKFITGKVVEDERSDREETDNSEEEEVAKNGPLSNGHPVLNNNHRKTD, encoded by the exons ATGTTTCAGACCTTGTACAGCTATTTCTGGTGGGAACGGCTCTGGCTCCCGGCAAACCTCACCTGGGCTGACCTGGAGGACCGGGATGGGCGAGTCTATGCCAAAGCCTCTGACCTGTACATCACCCTCCCCTTggccttcctcttcctcattgTCCGGCACCTCTTTGAGAC GTATGTGGCCACCCCCCTGGCTGGGCTCCTGAATGTCAAGGAGAAGGTCCGGTTAAAAGCCACCCCCAATGCAGTGCTGGAGAAGTTTTATGCTGCCACCACCAAGCACCCCAAGCAG gccgACGTGGAGATGCTCTCCAAGAAGAGCGGCTGCACCGTGCGCCAGGTCGAGCGCTGGTTCCGCCGCCGCCGCAACCAGGACCGGCCCAGCCTGCTCAAGAAATTCCGGGaggccag TTGGAGATTCACCTTTTACCTTATTGCTTTCATTGCTGGCATGGCTGTCATAGTTGAT AAACCCTGGTTCTATGACCTCCGGGAGGTGTGGAAGGGATATCCCATCCAG AGCATGCTGCCCTCGCAGTACTGGTACTACATGATCGAGCTCTCCTTCTACTGGTCCCTGCTCTTCAGCATCGCCTCCGATGTCAAGCGCAAG GACTTCAAAGAGCAAATCATCCACCATGTGGCCACCATCATCCTCATCAGCTTCTCCTGGTTTGCCAACTACACCCGTGCTGGGACACTCATCATGGCCCTACACGACTCCTCGGATTATCTGCTGGAG TCTGCCAAGATGTTCAACTACGCCGGATGGAGGAACACCTGCAACAATATCTTCATCGTCTTTGCCGCTGTCTTCATCATCACCCGCCTGGTCATCCTGCCCTTCTG GATCATGCACTGCACGGTGTTTTATCCGCTGGATCTCTACCCCGCCTTCTTTGGCTACTACTTCTTCAACTTCATGATGGTGGTGCTGCAGTTGCTGCACATCTTCTGGGCCTACCTCATCATCCGCATGGCCCAGAAGTTCATAACTGGAAAG GTGGTGGAGGATGAGCGGAGTGACCGTGAGGAGACGGACAactcagaggaggaggaggtggccaAGAACGGGCCCCTCTCCAATGGCCACCCTGTCCTCAACAACAACCACCGCAAAACCGACTGA